The sequence TCTCGGCGAGCGGCGTGCTTTCGCGGAAGTAGCGCGTGAAGCCGGGGGTCTCGTAGACCAGCGCGCGATACGCGCGGAACGCGTGCGCCGAGAGCCGCTCCATGAGCGGATGAAAGGTGGCCGCACGATCGACCTGGTTCTCGTGGTCGGTCAGCGTCGCCTCGAGCGTCGCAGCGACCAGAAGTTCGAGATTGCGACGCCCCACATCCGGCGTGGCGTACTTGGAGGCGATCACCTCGCCCTGCTCCGTGAGACGGATCTGCCCGCGCACCGCCCCCGCCGGTTGGGCGAGAATGGCCTCGTAGCTCGGCCCCCCGCCACGACCAACGCTCCCACCGCGCCCGTGAAAGAAGCGGAGCCGCACACCGGCCTCGCGGAACACCTGCATGAGCGCGAGCTCGGCCTGATAGAGCGCCCAGCCGCTGGTGAGGAAGCCACCGTCCTTGTTGGAGTCGGAGTAGCCGAGCATGACCTCCTGCCGGTCGCCGCGACTGCGCACCAGTGCGCGATAGGCCGGCAGCGCGAACGCCTCGCGCATCGTGTCACCGGCGCGGCGGAGATCGGCGATGGTCTCGAACAGGGGAATGATGTCGAGCCCGAGCATCGGCGGCGTACCACCGCTGGCCAGTCCCGCTTCCTTGAGCAGCAGCGCCACTTCGAGCAGATCGCTGACGCCGTCGCACTTGGAGATGATGTAGTGCGGCAGTGCGGCCGCGCCGTACCGCCCCCGCAGCGCCTGCGCGGCAAAGACGATGTCGAGCTCACCCGCCGTCTCCTCGCTGTAGCTCAGATGCGGTGAGTAGAGGGGCCGCGTGCCGGTGACCTCGTGCGCGAGCAGCGCGATCTTGTCGGCTTCGCTGCGCGTCGCATAGTCGGCGCAGACGCCGGCCCGCGCGAGCAGCTCGGCGACCACGCGTTCATGCACATCGGAGTTCTGCCGCATGTCCAGCGACGCGAGATGGAAGCCGAACACCTCTACGGCGGTGCGCAGCCGCGCCAGTCGCCCGCTGGCCAGCACGGCCAGCTGGGTCTCCACGAGTGCATCGTGAATGACGGTGAGATCGGCGCGCAGCGCATCGGCATCGGCATACGGCTCGGCGGCGCCCAGCGCCGCACGCGCCGGCGGCGGCAACTCCAGCGCCTGCATCGTGGCCACCAGCCGCGCGTACACGCCGCTCAGCGCGCGCCGATAGGGCTCGTCCATGCGCTGCACGCTCGTATCGGGCGAGCGCGCGGCCAGCGCTTCCAAGGCTGGCGTGGCCGCGTGCAACATGCGCGAGATCGAAAGCGCCTGGCCAATCGCGTGCACTTCGCTCAGATAGAAGTCGAACGCGGCCGCGCTCTGCAGACGCAGGGTGTCGCGCAGGATCTCCGCGGTGACGAAGGGATTGCCATCGCGATCCCCGCCGATCCAGCTGCCAATGCGCAGAAAGGGCCCGAGCTCCCACGGGGTATCCGGGAACCGGGCACGTAGCAACGCCGCCGTATTCGCATGCAGTCGCGGGACTTCGGTGAAGAACGTGCTCCGGAAGTACCCGATGCCGTTCTTCACCTCGTCGAGCACGCGCAGTCGCTCCGAGCGCACGAGACGCGTATGCCAGAGCGTGAGGACATGCCGGGTGAGCTGCTCGTCGGTATCGGCCTGTTCCTCCGGCGTGAGCTGCTGCCGGTCGCGTCGCTCGAGCAGGTCCGCGATCTGCTGCATCGCGACCTGAGTACTCTGGCGCTGCACTTCCGTCGGATGGGCCGTCAGCACCGGCGAGACGAACGCCTCGGCGAAGAACTCCGTGAGCCGCTCCTGCGCGGCATCATCGCTGCCAATCGCCTGCCGTACCGCATCCAGCGCAAAGGCCAGCGTCCCCTCGCGCGGCGGCGATCCCATCCGCTCATGCGCCCGCCGTCGACGGCCGCGATGCGTGTCCTCGGCGATATTCGCGAGCTGCAGAAAGTACGCAAAGGCACGTACCACACTGAGCATCGTGTCCGGCGGCAGCGCGTCGAGCAGCTCGTGCAGCGCGGCGCGATCCTCCGCCTTCCCCTCCCGTGCAAAGCGGATCGCCGCACGGCGGGTCTGCTCCACCACCTGAAAGACCGCGTCGCCCTCCTGCTCCCGCACCGCGTCGCCCAGCAGACGACCCAGCAGGCGAATATCCTCGCGCAGCGGCTGATCCTTCTCGTCGCGAGTGGGGGCGGGGTCGAGGATGTCGGTCATCCTGCAAGGTTGAGGCGGGGAGAGAACAGCGGAACCCCCGAGAGCTCAGGGGGCAGGTCTCAGGGAGCAGCGCTCAGGACTGCACGCGGTCCTGAATACTGCTCCCTGACGTTCTCCCCCCTGAGCTCTCGGGGGTTACTCACCGCTCACGTCCGCCCTCCGACCTCCGAACCCCCTCCACCACCTGATCCGGGTAATCCCCAAAAATCCCATCCACACCAAGCCGGACCATTTCGCGGATCTCGGCGATCGGATCCCCGCCATAGCGTCGCGCCAGGAACGCGCGCTCGGGGCGCATCGTCCACACGTGGACCAGGAGGCCGGCGGCATGCGCATCGCGCACGAGCGTCGTGGGAACGGCCGCTGAGTCGGCTCCAACAAGCATGCGCTGATTCACACCGATAGCATCGGCGAAGCGCGTGATCTCGCGCAGCTGCGGCGGCGTAAGGGTGGTGTCAGACAGCAGGTAGACGAGCGGCACGCGTGTTTCGCGGCGGAGTGCACGCAGATTGCCGGGCTCGAAGCTTTGGATGAACACCGCCCCGTCGCGGCGATTGCGCCCGTGGGCGGTAAGGGCGCGCAGCAGCGCCGGCTCCAGCGGCAAGCCGATCTGGCGGAAGTACGTCGGATGCTTGGTTTCGGGGTAGACGCCGACCACCCGGCCGCGTGCCCGGCCGAGCGAATCCGCCAGCTGCAGCACCTCGTCGAACGTGGGCACGGCAAACTGCCCATCGTAGGCGTGCGACCGGAACGCCAGCCGCTCCTTTGCGCGCAGCGTGCGCAACTCGGCGAGCGTGAAGTCTTCGGTGAACCACCCGATGATGGTCGCACCATCCACGACCTTGCTCGTCTTCCGGGCGGGAAACTTCTCGGCAACGTCGGTGGTGCCGCCGATCTCATTCTCGTGACGGGCGACGAGCACCCCATCCTTCGTGCTCACCAGATCGGGCTCGATGTAGTCGGCACCCATCTGCACGGCCAGCGTGTAGCCGGCCAGCGTATGCTCGGGCCGGTGTCCGCTCGCCCCGCGGTGCGCAATAACGATCGGCTGCGCCGCC comes from Gemmatimonadaceae bacterium and encodes:
- the ppc gene encoding phosphoenolpyruvate carboxylase — protein: MTDILDPAPTRDEKDQPLREDIRLLGRLLGDAVREQEGDAVFQVVEQTRRAAIRFAREGKAEDRAALHELLDALPPDTMLSVVRAFAYFLQLANIAEDTHRGRRRRAHERMGSPPREGTLAFALDAVRQAIGSDDAAQERLTEFFAEAFVSPVLTAHPTEVQRQSTQVAMQQIADLLERRDRQQLTPEEQADTDEQLTRHVLTLWHTRLVRSERLRVLDEVKNGIGYFRSTFFTEVPRLHANTAALLRARFPDTPWELGPFLRIGSWIGGDRDGNPFVTAEILRDTLRLQSAAAFDFYLSEVHAIGQALSISRMLHAATPALEALAARSPDTSVQRMDEPYRRALSGVYARLVATMQALELPPPARAALGAAEPYADADALRADLTVIHDALVETQLAVLASGRLARLRTAVEVFGFHLASLDMRQNSDVHERVVAELLARAGVCADYATRSEADKIALLAHEVTGTRPLYSPHLSYSEETAGELDIVFAAQALRGRYGAAALPHYIISKCDGVSDLLEVALLLKEAGLASGGTPPMLGLDIIPLFETIADLRRAGDTMREAFALPAYRALVRSRGDRQEVMLGYSDSNKDGGFLTSGWALYQAELALMQVFREAGVRLRFFHGRGGSVGRGGGPSYEAILAQPAGAVRGQIRLTEQGEVIASKYATPDVGRRNLELLVAATLEATLTDHENQVDRAATFHPLMERLSAHAFRAYRALVYETPGFTRYFRESTPLAEIATLNIGSRPASRKPSERIEDLRAIPWVFAWAQCRCMLPGWYGFGSAVQAVLAETPDALPVLQRMAASWPFFRTLLSNVDMVLAKSDLRVASRYAELVTDAALRADVFARIETEWAQTRAALRTITGQEMLLADNPLLARSMANRFPYMDPLNHLQIALLARHRVAAAAGADIDDFVRRGIHITINGIAAGLRNSG
- a CDS encoding glycerophosphodiester phosphodiesterase, producing MAASRASGAVGTIRSQILHARDAICLARAGAAGTDWEISHGGTVSTGEHGGRRWRVGVLVGLLVSACGRAPTRPAVPAAQPIVIAHRGASGHRPEHTLAGYTLAVQMGADYIEPDLVSTKDGVLVARHENEIGGTTDVAEKFPARKTSKVVDGATIIGWFTEDFTLAELRTLRAKERLAFRSHAYDGQFAVPTFDEVLQLADSLGRARGRVVGVYPETKHPTYFRQIGLPLEPALLRALTAHGRNRRDGAVFIQSFEPGNLRALRRETRVPLVYLLSDTTLTPPQLREITRFADAIGVNQRMLVGADSAAVPTTLVRDAHAAGLLVHVWTMRPERAFLARRYGGDPIAEIREMVRLGVDGIFGDYPDQVVEGVRRSEGGRER